The genomic DNA TACACTGAAGAAAAACCGTAATGATGACGTTAAATCTAACAATCGTGACGAATTGTTGGGTCAACCGTAAAGCACGTCCGATTACAGAGAGTCTGAATTTTAAGAATATAACAAAGAGGcggattgaaatattattataaaatgtcATTCGTATTATGTAGACGAAGTAAGAGACGTCAGCCAAACTCTAgaacttgaataaaattgcTGCAACATGTGGGTCAGTCGTTTCATACACCAGGAGCTACGGTAATTGGGCGAGGGAGATGATGGacagaaaaattatatcgatGTCCAGGTTATTCGTGTCATCATTCCACCTTTCAACGCCGTTGAAATAAGCTCATCtagttttttcaacgaaatctAGCTTGATTACATGATTAAAATTCAACTTATTTTTCCGCGTTATACTTTTGTCAGTAGAGATCGTTTCGATGTCGAGCATGAAAATGGAGAGAAGTCCCCCAACCGTGGTGGTAGACCTGAATATGGAAAACGGAGTGTGCGATAAACGAGCAAAAACTTATTAACTATCAATCTATCGGTCGTTCTTTGCCATTGAATTTCGCCCTCCAACTAGAGCAGCCTAGGCAAAATAGCGCAACGCCTGGGTTCTTATTCGTATCTGGTCATTTCTTCGCGAAAAACATTGGGGCAGGAAAAAAAGACTTCCAAAGGACGATACACTGCTTTCTCGAAGATAATGTCACGTCCAGTAGAAGAAGATCATCTTGACGGAGAGAGTCGAGCAGCCATGCACATGCCTTGGAGCTGGCGATTTTCGAAACGGCACAAATCACATCGCGACCGTAACCCAAAATCCACCGCACCATTATTACGTCCAGGTGGACAAGCTGCCACCGTCTATTACGATATCCCGTCCATCGAGATTATGGTTGTTTCTTACGGACGTATacttttcgcaatttttttttttttctcttttcacagGCCGTATATTTTCCCGTCAACTGAAGCGTGCCCGTCTTCCTGTTCCCCTACTAGCACCACACAGCTTCAGGCTGGTTAGTTCGTCAGCGTCCTGCGCTCATTGCGGATCTCCCATATATCATATCATAATCTCTAACGAAACCGATCACCAAACTGGTAAACATGCATTTAAGCTGTTCGTAAGCACTGGTCAGTTCGTCCCTTGCCTTATGTAAATCGAGTTCCGGTGTTTTCAGTTCCCTAACGCGGAAGGCCTCGAAAGATATACTCGGACTTTGACTCGTGTTCTGTCAGTCGAATATGGTCTCGTGGCTGTTACAGATTCTCCGGTTACTTGATTTTGAGTTCGAAGTTTTTCAACTTAAATTATTCTTAGTTCAGTAACGCACAACCAGCGACTGCGTCGGTAGACAAAGGAGCAATGGGATACATCGTGATGAAGTAAGAGCTCAGCTGGAGTTAGCCAGAGACATTTGAAgctaaaaaatatgaagataaGAGTGACCTTGATCTTTTTAATGTGCACCACCTTTGCTGCGAACGCCGATAAGTTTCCAGAGAGAAGAGATTTGGCGAAAAAGTTCGAAACAAAACACCGAGTGTACGAGTATTCAAGAAGCATCAGAGCCGTCACCGTAGATTTCGGTAATACAGATGGCGGTGGTCGAAATGAAGTTACGAAGCATATGCGCCTCTCCTACACCCCAGATGAAGAAGATCTCTCAGAcagtttggtgaaaaattctattcacACGGGATCCGAGAGGTCATTGCAGGAGCTGACTACTGCGAGGATGAACTCTAAGCAGCTATCGAATATTCCTGACTTTGGTGACTCGGCCTCGAGCGAGAAAGGTGAATTCAATCGATCGTTCCACTTGattcataaattaattaaataatatttataccgaAGTAACCAGTTAAGGGTTGTCTTGCAGTTGTGTCGAGGAGAAGAAAGGACAAGATGGAGGATTTCACGATGCCACTCTTAGTGGcttacaaaatgaaatttgctGCACTGATACCAGTACTAATGGGTGGGATGTCACTGCTGGTCTCAACAACAGCTTTGGCTGGGTTCTTCTTCTCACTGTTTGCGGCCGTATTAGGACTCAAAAACGATTAAAAATGCTTTCCAAAGGGGGATAGctctaacgaaaaaaataactgcatattttcaaccTGGAGCACCTTCGATTGTGGAGAGGGAACAATGCATGAAATGATCGATCGTGCAGCTCAGCAAGGACTATATTTTGGCGATAACCCAAATATGCAGGTTTCATTTACGCTTATTTCTCGCGATCTTATGTTAGTTCGATGTACTTGAAATACTATAGATATATCAAGCGCAAAATGTCCGGGTAAACCGGTTTTTCCTTGATCATCATCAAGTTGCTCCAAGATAAGCACTTTATTGCTGCAAGCAAGTGCATTAACCTGAGGTATTATCTGCGAGGTCGAATCGTGTGGCGAAATAACGGGAAAATATTCGAAGCGCCCACAGGTGCACATCATTGTTCaagaataaaacaagttcaatATTGTTTTAGATgataaatatcaatataatttaattggCTTAACATTGGTACATTTGTTTTGTCGCGTTTTACATGCTTCGGTCTGGATTAGGTTATGAATGGATATGGCTTTGATGTATCCAGTTATTATAAATCTCTTATTggctaattaatttatttttctacaataCACGCTTGTTCTCCGTATTTTACGATTAAACGTGCTTGTAGTTTTGAAACGGTTTGTTTCAGGTAGGTGTTTATTACAGTTAATTAAGATCTTACCTACTTCATCCTACGGTAAATGCTAACATTAAAATTCCTTACGttctgtaataaataatttattatgttCAACAAAGCTTTAATCTAATTTTCTGCTTCGCCCATCCCGCAAAGATAATACCAGCGACATAAATGCAATGTAGGGAAGTGTGGAATAGTTCTGAGCCAAGGGAATAGCACTTTCAATACTAGCAGTACCGCAATCCTATCAATGTGTATCGGGTATTAAATCTTATATAACCAATGCTTACGtaatttctcttctttccgATAGGCCTGAAAGAAGCAGTGAACGATCGtcgaaataatattgaattggaaaaaatatgaataattataaatgagATACTGCGATCTATAAGTAACGTTCATCATTAAAAACTCATCTTTTCATCTATCTAATCTCTCTTtagttttgttgaaaattatgcCGCGATATCAGAATTGCCGGAtgttcatctttttcaggaaGAAGACTGTTCTCTCTATACTCGTAGTTTTCGCCCTTTGCACAATTAATGGGTTTCGCTGATTTGTCCTTTGTAGGCTAAACTGTGAGCGAAACTCTCGTCCGTCTGCTTGAAGCCTTCGGGCACAGGTACAACGGCGTCCAGACCCAGACTCCTCATGCTCCTGTCCCagccgccaccgccgccgccgccgccgccgctgcTCTGCCAACCCCCACCGTGGTGCATgtctccacctccacctccttgCTTCTGCTGGAGCAGCTTCTTCAAGGCAATGATGAGGGAAAGGACCAGAGCTATTTTAGCAATTATGAAAGCTTTTCCCGCCAGCAGGAACAGGCCCATCATCCCTAGCGGTACCATGGCGATCATCTTCATGCCCATACCCATCATCATCATGCCCATCATCTTCTTCATTTTACCTCGACCTTCTTCGATGCTTCGTTTGAGGTCAGTGGACGTCATTTTTGGCAAACTGATTTGTACGTCAAAACCGTTCATTAGAGAGGTGACCTTGTTGAACAGGATGGTGTTCAACGTCTCTTCTCTAGAGGATCCGGCTCTGCCAAGAGATTCAAGTTCCTGTTCGGAATAACGCAGTGAATCTGCATGAGCATTTTTGATCAATTCAACGTTATCAGTGATCGGTATATTGCTGTTAATTCTGCCGACTCTATCGAGAAAAGAAATCGcctttttcttcaaacatgGCGAGAGACCGATGTTCTGCTGCTGGCATTCCTCGTACACGCGAAAGGCGGTCCGATAGCCTTTTTCGATGATATCGTCGTCCGCTGCTCTGGCAAGTCTTGACGATATCGTCAACACCAAAAGAAAACCGAAGGCTTTTGCGAAgatcattttttctcaccgtATTCAAAGACTATTTCcacaaaataaaatcacaGTATTCCAATTTAATCGTACCACACTTAAACTAACGATGAAATGCACAATCAGTTATATTTGCTACCAGCAAAACTTGAAATCGTGAAAACTTCGTTGGCACACAGAGCGTTCGGTACCACCTGACCACAGTAGGGATAACTTCGATAACTGACTTTTTATGCACTTGATCAGGCAGAAATTCGTCGTTGAACAAGTATATGTATCCAGTATCCAGATTCGGTACAACGACGAGAACACCAGGACCCTTTACCAAACGGATCGCAACTTCGACTGAATCTAAGCAGACGTTAGGCGAAATATATACTGTCAGATCGACGGAGGGGTGGCATGTATGTCTCTCTGCCTCGAAACCATGCCGAGATAATAGTCTGTTCGCGCTCAGGATGATCGAGCGGCGGTGCGCGGGGATGTGACCCCAAAGGAGAATCTCGGGACCCTCTTGACACAGAGACCCACTGAAGTTAAttcacgtatatgtatgttgtGCCTACAGCTCCACCATCTAGTAAACACGTAAACAAAAGAAAGCGTGCGATCGACCAGAAGGACGgtaggtatgtacctacatgaGTTCGCGTTTTACACCGACCCGCAAATGCggagaacaaaatttttcagtgcCTCTTACAATATAACTCCATATGAAAA from Diprion similis isolate iyDipSimi1 chromosome 2, iyDipSimi1.1, whole genome shotgun sequence includes the following:
- the LOC124416045 gene encoding uncharacterized protein LOC124416045, encoding MKIRVTLIFLMCTTFAANADKFPERRDLAKKFETKHRVYEYSRSIRAVTVDFGNTDGGGRNEVTKHMRLSYTPDEEDLSDSLVKNSIHTGSERSLQELTTARMNSKQLSNIPDFGDSASSEKGLSCSCVEEKKGQDGGFHDATLSGLQNEICCTDTSTNGWDVTAGLNNSFGWVLLLTVCGRIRTQKRLKMLSKGG
- the LOC124416044 gene encoding uncharacterized protein LOC124416044 produces the protein MIFAKAFGFLLVLTISSRLARAADDDIIEKGYRTAFRVYEECQQQNIGLSPCLKKKAISFLDRVGRINSNIPITDNVELIKNAHADSLRYSEQELESLGRAGSSREETLNTILFNKVTSLMNGFDVQISLPKMTSTDLKRSIEEGRGKMKKMMGMMMMGMGMKMIAMVPLGMMGLFLLAGKAFIIAKIALVLSLIIALKKLLQQKQGGGGGDMHHGGGWQSSGGGGGGGGGWDRSMRSLGLDAVVPVPEGFKQTDESFAHSLAYKGQISETH